One segment of Manduca sexta isolate Smith_Timp_Sample1 chromosome 27, JHU_Msex_v1.0, whole genome shotgun sequence DNA contains the following:
- the LOC119188372 gene encoding proton-coupled amino acid transporter-like protein CG1139 translates to MKDKEPKVEVSHITGSTVTISHDGSNGTDGFGMFQSREQIIRPDSKSQLELESGKTTGTQVTHPTSYLDTMLHIFRGNIGSGLLAMGDAFKNGGIVFAPIMTAILGVMCVHAQHLLLNCSEDMHRQTKRDKPPGFAETVHLAFQNGPVRMRPLANTMKILVNTFLCITQLGFCCVYIVFIANNLKMICDQYNINIDLSIHMIIVVIPVLLSCMVRNLKYLTPFSTIANIMMAVGVAVVIYKATLDLPPVNTRTYLASWQQLPLYFGTAVYAFEGIGLVLPLKNEMKNPEEFQKPFGVLNVGMVVVGCIFITVGFLGYLKWGEEVAGSLTLNLQPGEVMSNVVQALIALAILFTYPLQFYVPVDITWPPLRKRFARASPVAKELGYRALLVLLTFILAESIPQLGLFISLVGAVSSTALALIFPPLIELVASSQKPTGITTFMAIKDIVIILLGLFVFVTGTYESIASIVRAFQK, encoded by the exons ATGAAGGACAAGGAGCCGAAGGTTGAAGTGAGCCACATCACGGGCAGCACAGTCACCATCAGCCATGATGGGAG CAATGGAACAGACGGCTTTGGAATGTTCCAGTCCAGGGAACAGATCATACGACCCGACAGTAAGAGTCAGCTTGAACTTGAGAGCGGCAAAACCACTGGGACTCAAGTAACACACCCCACATC GTACCTGGACACCATGCTCCACATCTTCAGAGGTAACATCGGCAGCGGATTGCTGGCAATGGGAGACGCCTTCAAGAACGGTGGCATCGTGTTCGCACCGATCATGACAGCCATTTTGGGCGTCATGTGTGTTCATGCACAACATTTGTTG TTAAACTGTTCAGAAGATATGCACCGCCAGACAAAACGTGACAAGCCGCCAGGGTTCGCCGAAACCGTGCACCTGGCATTCCAGAACGGGCCCGTGCGCATGCGCCCACTCGCCAACACCATGAAGATACTCGTCAACACCTTCCTTTGCATTACGCAGCTTGGATTCTGCTGCGTTTATATCGTCTTCATAGCGAATAATCTTAAAATG ATCTGCGATCAGTACAACATCAACATCGACCTGTCAATCCACATGATCATCGTGGTGATCCCCGTACTACTCTCCTGCATGGTGCGGAACCTCAAGTACCTGACACCCTTTTCGACCATTGCTAATATTATGATGGCGGTGGGTGTGGCCGTGGTGATCTACAAGGCTACCCTGGACCTTCCCCCTGTCAATACGAGAACCTACCTGGCTTCCTGGCAGCAATTGCCTCTGTACTTTGGAACTGCTGTTTATGCCTTCGAGGGGATAGGATTG GTGCTTCCCCTGAAGAATGAGATGAAGAACCCTGAAGAGTTCCAGAAACCGTTCGGAGTGCTCAACGTGGGCATGGTGGTTGTGGGCTGCATTTTCATCACTGTAGGATTCCTAGGGTATTTGAAGTGGGGGGAGGAAGTGGCTGGAAGTCTTACCCTGAACTTACAACCTGGAGAAGT AATGAGCAACGTGGTGCAAGCACTGATCGCCCTGGCCATCCTGTTCACGTACCCACTGCAGTTCTACGTGCCAGTGGACATCACCTGGCCCCCTCTGAGGAAGAGGTTTGCGCGCGCCTCGCCTGTCGCCAAGGAACTTGGCTACAGGGCACTCTTAGTACTACTTACTT TTATACTGGCGGAGTCTATTCCTCAACTGGGCCTGTTCATTTCCCTGGTGGGGGCAGTCAGCAGCACCGCGCTGGCACTCATCTTCCCGCCCCTCATCGAGCTGGTCGCCTCATCTCAGAAGCCGACGGGCATCACCACCTTCATGGCTATCAAGGATATTGTAATCATACTCCTGGGTTTGTTCGTTTTCGTCACTGGAACATACGAAAGTATAGCCAGCATTGTCAGAGCATTTCAGAAATAA
- the LOC115455159 gene encoding uncharacterized protein LOC115455159 — protein MKTAIVLLLLQCTISLMAEEETRDLDIEEGDDLGRKHRKRKKHQQYNNPCFGGYGRTFGGSDHTYISAPVNNYFLGCGGAPVAPIQYPVQVGHQGHHGHHGHHGHQGHHGHQGHHGNQGHYGYQGQDYYNQGGYPPVQGYYQPVRPFQNVVSAATAGFGSALVDYLGRPKKIQRQINQFLRPIYKLF, from the exons ATG aagacTGCAATAGTACTTCTTCTTTTGCAATGCACCATCTCTTTGATGGCAGAGGAGGAAACCAGGGACCTGGATATCGAAGAAGGCGACGATCTTGGAAGGAAACATCGCAAAAGAAAGAAGCATCAGCAGTACAATAACCCATGCTTTGGGGGGTACGGGAGGACTTTCGGAGGTTCCGACCACACATACATTTCAGCCCCTGTGAACAACTACTTCCTTGGTTGTGGTGGCGCGCCTGTAGCGCCTATACAATACCCGGTGCAAGTTGGCCATCAGGGTCACCACGGCCATCACGGTCACCATGGCCACCAAGGTCATCATGGGCACCAAGGTCATCATGGGAACCAAGGTCATTACGGGTATCAAGGTCAAGATTACTACAACCAAGGCGGTTATCCGCCGGTGCAGGGGTATTATCAGCCAGTAAGGCCGTTCCAGAACGTGGTCTCAGCGGCGACAGCAGGCTTCGGCTCGGCTCTAGTGGATTATCTTGGAAGGCCGAAGAAGATACAAAGACAAATCAATCAATTTCTTCGTCCGATATACAAGTTGTTCTGA